In the Cryptococcus decagattii chromosome 12, complete sequence genome, one interval contains:
- a CDS encoding U3 small nucleolar RNA-associated protein 10, translated as MSSLAQQLQSIASLDATRLTSAYGAPSGKSYLFPPDVASSHDIDSIFDLAQSGFDELLSLDPEMEEFEEELFSEAAKRTDRMVLSKEENDNLDRTLGRCLRRLSKWIRLMAGGKCIEWLVRRFRVHEMNVDEVLRAFLPYHESPNFPRILAILTIPKTSPYYATFAPLIKNAQPIPRSYIVTSISPAKDKSLVLLGDIASMVQQAIKEDVVHHALLTFWTATMVDLLEGARHGKGANEGVVKQLVESFVTLLETPKAGEDVNAAVYPPLVLLTRTVPLADEPFLAIVSSLLTPGTGSNPSQRMLTLLVILNDRPVWSLGLGEHATENLAKVSQLGEILVAAMNKYKFEKALNIVVKSMLEKPGLHARALATVLEHESLPISVTELASTNLLQLGSSTDSEKVKAACKSLLTNLRERHPSIVDTAFLEASASLEIDAHPVDHDLVQKPTEEVAFLDVYAADISSRVAGVKSVIEMAKKGEEIESSITALEARLSDADENVLNALYEEPKALLEILPVEKYIAGVKPVFWAVSPIPRIIGLHLDFISQHLLASHPEAGKQIYESLLFPTFLSTEKRQPLTKSQALKLLNGGFKKMDKLNKIGPEIGKAREEGMKGAQRGNLVIARALADATVASSTFEIDVSFLIAQLDSTTSSARLLAYLILHSLVIALCGPRQLSTCLSILKYLSPRLAGHSLRDLKHADENVNTVYMESVYKKTEETRTTLRATVSILAAMSKVTKPGGQIVWLSGESKMKDASYTTFAQQIYLWANTAILPANVAQSLLRSLLTQLGEEALLFLSSVWTSSNSPAPLRTSALKHALAFIHAYATLPTSPAAQGQPVDFQVILPQILIALQDSDKDVRRVAVDVLRSVEGGEGMGDVYALDTVYGDRSEMTQLLKSIDRKKYIETLVEVAEEFVIDPLRLKAFHTEVLNMQSGKNRKESAHRRAIIGFLMSHVASYRAIHARLVLLSLLSDVHDTSILRSAIPLLASLLDDKSEESIWLSSTPDGQQGLYLQALMGSLKVQSISVLGEPGGEGWEFLLNLLDASKSSRFIARLRILSFKSMVGGVFSALGPQQQIEYITVLIQCIHALPTDDALDTVKVLEKLDIQPSILIELIEHLSDPLEMSVNRKRQRQDAADDDKPTQAVHELTTLVDSRNWPSIPTSASLVASLMSILSALLTKRLIIKEGIDYLEQEVLGAILALVERITDAQEIQRAHVGIEVVIKVIRASTNPRTAQRALLVASELARLIPDAVLHNVMPIFTFMGASDFQRDDAYTFGVVEKTVSRIVPVMTESLKEKAQSSLELYTESLTFLSIFTDMAGRLPRHRTLPFFVHLVKSLGASDYLAPVCMLLVDRATTKAGRNKESVSNVLELPANLAAAFHVSVKTEALGEIVQELARLIGDLSKTDKEAFLSQTISENDATDRPLRQVTYILSFLSSLLGQLRGKACSQATVQSVVRQLIVLTASTSQPVMATTDIPANLHKALASTMLLLSADNFLGVTAELLSGGSEQDIVMSLGVFAERLPLIKSEVRLRCTKIIAEILKKIGGLLAAPGATVSAALEAVKSVTKTAIAQEDGALASVLPAIVGCVGKVKESAVVVAALSLIELLIRRLAARTIPIIQSILDTSLDLIKSTKSAAAVTNRAFVTLSSVIETIPTFVSSKQLSAILITTIDYRTVEETSPSSLFTTLAKQIRTKSLFPVLIDVWKTAQEKGSDSEMKGFFEMLRLTLKNATREDLPSMLKPVFAFFLDVFDLRHRLQLKGVDTKVINDVEESAIGSFLELVTKLNEPTFKPLFIRLYDWAVIDLAEGKNVDNERLTERKIVLLHVMMGLLTKFKNLLSPYMGTLLPHIQELLPAFATGSIRSEPLWTLLLNVLGKSFEVDSGAFWTDALEIELLPQLVAQVPLFLSIAPSSQNPRPISSCLASLAGSTTAENVLRRLNTAVCLATRSDDSKARLAALDALDAIWDAQAEEMVGLVPETVSEFLAELLEDESKDVEIAARVVLAKIEKVTGSLTEYLE; from the exons CTCCCAACTTCCCTCGTATCCTCGCCATCCTCACTATTCCCAAAACATCACCGTACTACGCTACATTTGCTCCTCTTATAAAGAACGCTCAGCCTATCCCCCGATCATACATTGTCACTTCCATTTCACCTGCCAAGGACAAGTCTCTTGTCCTCCTTGGTGACATCGCCTCCATGGTCCAACAAGCGATCAAGGAAGATGTCGTGCACCATGCTTTGCTTACATTTTGGACGGCCACAATGGTTGACTTATTGGAGGGAGCCAGACATGGAAAGGGTGCCAACGAGGGTGTTGTGAAGCAACTCGTCGAGAGCTTTGTGACCCTGCTTGAAACACCCAAGGCAGGCGAAGACGTGAAT GCTGCCGTTTATCCTCCTCTCGTTCTCCTCACTCGCACAGTTCCTCTTGCCGACGAACCTTTCCTCGCCATCgtatcttctcttcttacACCGGGTACTGGTTCCAATCCTTCACAGCGTATGCTCACTCTTCTTGTGATTCTCAACGACCGTCCAGTCTGGTCTCTTGGTCTTGGCGAGCATGCCACTGAGAATTTGGCCAAAGTCAGCCAGTTGGGTGAGATCCTCGTTGCCGCCATGAACAAGTATAAGTTTGAAAAGGCGCTCAATATCGTGGTTAAGAGTATGCTCGAGAAGCCCGGTTTGCACGCCAGGGCTCTTGCTACTGTCCTTGAGCACGAatctcttcccatctcTGTTACAGAGCTTGCCTCTACAAATCTTTTGCAGCTTGGTTCATCTACTGACTCCGAAAAAGTCAAGGCTGCCTGCAAATCACTCTTAACCAACTTGCGAGAACGTCACCCTTCGATCGTGGACACTGCGTTCCTCGAAGCTTCTGCATCCTTGGAGATTGATGCTCATCCTGTCGATCATGATCTTGTGCAAAAACCCACCGAAGAGGTTGCTTTCCTTGATGTGTACGCTGCCGATATTTCTAGTCGAGTGGCTGGTGTCAAGTCAGTCATCGAGATGGCCAAGAAGGGCGAAGAAATTGAGAGCTCCATTACTGCTCTTGAAGCGAGATTGAGTGATGCCGATGAGAATGTTCTGAACGCGCTTTATGAAGAGCCCAAGGCGTTATTGGAGATCTTGCCTGTCGAAAAGTATATTGCCGGCGTCAAGCCTGTTTTCTGGGCCGTTTCCCCTATCCCTCGCATTATTGGACTTCATCTCGATTTCATCTCCCAACATCTCCTCGCCTCCCACCCTGAGGCTGGAAAACAAATTTACGAGtccctccttttccccaCTTTCCTCTCAACCGAAAAACGTCAACCTCTTACTAAGAGTCAGGCATTGAAGCTGCTCAACGGTGGGTTCAAAAAAATGGACAAATTGAACAAAATCGGCCCTGAGATTGGTAAGGCAAGGGAGGAAGGTATGAAGGGTGCACAAAGGGGAAATTTGGTTATTGCCAGGGCTTTGGCAG ACGCCACTGTGGCCTCATCCACCTTTGAAATTGATGTTTCTTTTCTCATTGCACAGCTCGACTCTACCACTTCTTCGGCGCGCCTTCTTGCTtatctcatcctccattcTCTCGTCATTGCCCTCTGTGGCCCCCGTCAACTTTCGACTTGTCTCTCTATTCTCAAGTATCTCTCTCCTCGACTGGCTGGTCACTCTTTGAGGGACCTTAAGCACGCGGATGAGAACGTCAATACTGTATATATGGAAAGCGTCTACAAAAAGACTGAGGAGACTCGCACAACTCTGCGAGCGACTGTCAGCATCTTGGCAGCTATGAGCAAGGTTACCAAACCTGGTGGCCAGATCGTCTGGTTGTCCGGAGAGAGCAAAATGAAGGATGCTTCTTACACGACTTTCGCCCAGCAAATCTACCTTTGGGCGAACACTGCTATTCTTCCTGCTAATGTTGCCCAGTCTCTTCTCCGCTCTCTTCTCACGCAGCTCGGCGAAGAAGCCCTTTTGTTCTTGTCTTCTGTCTGGACTTCTTCCAATTCTCCCGCCCCTTTGCGCACTTCAGCGCTCAAGCATGCCCTTGCCTTCATCCACGCCTATGCTACCCTTCCTACTAGCCCCGCTGCTCAAGGTCAACCCGTGGATTTCCAAGTGATTTTGCCTCAGATTCTGATTGCTTTGCAGGACAGCGATAAGGATGTTAGACGGGTGGCGGTTGATGTTTTAAGAAGCGTGGAGGGCGGTGAGGGAATGGGTGATGTTTACGCTTTGGATACTGTTTACGGCGACCGATCTG AAATGACTCAACTCCTTAAGTCAATTGACAGGAAGAAATACATCGAAACACTCGTTGAGGTCGCTGAAGAATTTGTCATTGACCCTCTGAGGTTGAAAGCTTTCCACACTGAAGTGCTCAACATGCAGTCCGGCAAGAATAGGAAAGAGTCTGCCCACCGTCGAGCGATTATTGGATTCCTCATGTCTCATGTTGCCTCTTACCGAGCTATCCACGCTCGTCTTGTTCTCTTATCCCTCCTTTCTGATGTACACGACACTTCTATTTTGCGAAGCGCtatccctcttctcgctAGCCTCTTAGACGATAAGTCCGAGGAAAGTATCTGGTTGAGCAGCACGCCTGACGGACAGCAAGGTCTGTACTTGCAGGCTTTGATGGGCAGCTTGAAGGTGCAGAGCATCAGCGTTCTTGGTGAACCtggtggagaagggtgGGAGTTCCTTCTCAACTTGCTGGATGCCTCGAAGTCATCTC GTTTCATCGCCCGACTTCGAATCCTTTCTTTCAAATCCATGGTTGGCGGTGTTTTCTCTGCCCTTGGGCCTCAGCAGCAGATTGAATATATCACTGTTCTTATACAGTGTATCCATGCTCTCCCTACTGACGATGCTCTTGATACTGTCAAGGTGCTTGAGAAGCTCGATATTCAGCCGAGCATTCTCATTGAGTTGATTGAGCATTTATCTGATCCTTTGGAGATGAGTGTCAATaggaagaggcagaggcaGGATGCTGC AGATGATGACAAGCCTACACAGGCAGTACATGAACTCACTACACTTGTTGACTCTCGCAACTGGCCTTCCATTCCCACCAGTGCTTCTCTTGTAGCATCTCTCATGTCTATTCTTTCGGCTCTCCTCACCAAGCggctcatcatcaaggaAGGTATTGATTATCTCGAACAGGAAGTTCTCGGTGCAATCCTTGCTTTGGTTGAACGAATTACCGACGCCCAGGAGATCCAGAGGGCTCATGTCGGTATCGAGGTGGTCATCAAGGTCATAAGAGCCTCTACCAACCCTCGAACTGCTCAACGAGCATTGCTTGTTGCGTCTGAGTTGGCTAGGCTTATCCCTGATGCTGTGTTGCATAACGTCATGCCCATCTTTACCTTCATGGGTGCAAGCGATTTCCAGAGGGATGATGCGTACACCTTTGGTGTGGTCGAAAAG ACTGTTTCTAGGATCGTCCCTGTCATGACCGAGTCTCTTAAGGAGAAGGCGCAGAGCAGCTTGGAACTCTATACTGAGTCTCTGACTTTCTTGAGTATCTTCACTGACATGGCTGGCCGTCTGCCTCGCCACCGCACCCTTCC CTTCTTCGTCCACCTTGTCAAATCTCTCGGCGCTTCCGATTACCTCGCCCCCGTCTGCATGCTTCTTGTTGATCGCGCGACGACTAAGGCCGGCAGGAATAAGGAGTCGGTGTCTAATGTCCTTGAGCTTCCTGCCAACTTGGCCGCGGCCTTCCACGTTTCTGTGAAGACTGAAGCGCTTGGCGAAATCGTGCAGGAGCTGGCTAGGTTGATTGGTGACCTCAGCAAGACCGATAAGGAGGCATTCTTGAGCCAAAC TATCTCGGAAAACGATGCGACCGATCGTCCCCTCCGCCAGGTCACATACATCCTTTCgttcctctcctctctaCTCGGTCAACTACGAGGCAAAGCTTGCTCTCAAGCCACCGTACAATCTGTTGTTCGTCAGCTCATCGTGCTTACCGCTTCAACATCTCAGCCTGTTATGGCGACTACCGACATCCCCGCCAATTTACATAAAGCCCTTGCCAGCACCATGCTTCTCCTTTCCGCAGATAACTTCTTGGGGGTCACTGCGGAGTTGCTCAGTGGCGGCTCAGAGCAAGATATCGTCATGTCTCTTGGTGTCTTTGCCGAGCGCCTTCCTCTCATTAAGTCCGAAGTCCGCTTGCGCTGCACTAAGATTATCGCTGAAATCCTCAAGAAGATCGGTGGTTTGCTGGCTGCGCCTGGAGCCACTGTCAGTGCAGCTTTGGAGGCTGTCAAATCTGTAACTAAGACTGCGATTGCTCAAGAGGATGGCGCCCTGGCCAGCGTTTTACCTGCCATCGTAGGCTGTGTTGGAAAGGTCAAAGAGAgtgctgttgttgttgctgcgTTGTCGTTGATCGAATTATTAAT TCGACGTCTGGCCGCACGAACAATTCCCATTATCCAGTCCATCTTAGACACTTCCCTCGACCTTATTAAATCTACTAAGTCGGCTGCTGCAGTTACCAACCGTGCCTTTGTCACCCTTTCTTCTGTCATTGAGACCATCCCTACCTTCGTTTCCTCCAAGCAGCTCAGTGCTATTCTTATCACTACCATCGATTATCGAACGGTCGAAGAAACAAgcccctcctccttgtTCACCACACTTGCCAAGCAAATTCGCACGAAGTCTCTTTTCCCTGTCCTCATAGACGTTTGGAAGACAGCGCAAGAAAAGGGCAGCGACAGTGAAATGAAGGGTTTCTTTGAAATGTTAAGGTTGACGTTGAAGAATGCGACAAGGGAAGATTTGCCTAGCATGCTCAAGCCTGTTTTTGCTTTCTTCTTGGATGTGTTCGACTTGAGGCATCGATTGCAACTCAAGGGTGTTGATACAAAGGTTATCAACGACGTGGAAGAGTCTGCTATCGGATCTTTCCTCGAGTTGGTTACTAAGCTCAACGAGCCTACATTCAAGCCATTGTTCATCAGGCTGTATGACTGGGCCGTCATTGACTTGGCCGAGGGCAAGAACGTCGACAATGAGCGTTTGACTGAAAGGAAGATTGTGCTCCTCCACGTGATGATGGGCCTGCTTACTAAGTTCAAGAACCTTCTCTCACCCTATATGGGCACACTTCTCCCCCACATTCAAGAGCTTCTTCCCGCTTTTGCGACTGGCTCCATTCGCTCAGAGCCTCTCTGGACTCTTCTCCTTAACGTCCTTGGCAAATCCTTCGAAGTCGACTCTGGCGCCTTCTGGACTGACGCTTTGGAGATTGAGCTCCTTCCTCAGCTTGTCGCGCAAGttccccttttcctttccattgctccttcttcccagaACCCTCGGCCCATCTCCAGCTGTTTGGCGAGCCTTGCTGGCAGTACCACTGCTGAAAACGTCTTGAGACGTCTCAACACCGCAGTGTGCCTTGCTACTAGGTCTGACGACTCGAAGGCAAGGTTGGCCGCCCTTGATGCTCTCGATGCCATTTGGGACGCTCAGGCAGAGGAGATGGTAGGTTTGGTGCCAGAAACTGTAAGCGAGTTCCTGGCGGAGttgttggaagatgagagcAAGGACGTGGAAATTGCGGCGCGTGTTGTGTTGGCCAAAATTGAAAAGGTGACAGGTAGTTTGACGGAATATCTCGAGTAG